One part of the Maritimibacter sp. DP1N21-5 genome encodes these proteins:
- a CDS encoding BMP family ABC transporter substrate-binding protein produces the protein MKLVTKLLAGAALGLAMAGAAVAQDKTKVGFIYVGPVGDGGWTYEHDQGRLALEEEFGDAIETVYQENVPEGADAERAITQMALSGADLIFTTSFGYMDPTIAVAEKFPDVKFEHATGYKTADNVGVYSARFYEGRAVQGHIAGNLTESNIIGYIGSFPIPEVIRGINSAYIHAKKVNPDVQFKIVWAYTWFDPAKEADAAKALIEQGADVILQHTDSTAPQAAAQEAGNVYTFGQASDMIEYAPMPRVSSIIDNWAPYYIARTKAVMDGTWESDNTWDGIGAGMVGIGEITDAVPAEVKEEALALADSIAAGDYHPFTGPINKQDGSAWLAEGETADDGTLAGMDFYVEGIEGDIPN, from the coding sequence ATGAAACTTGTCACCAAACTTCTGGCCGGGGCCGCTCTTGGCCTCGCCATGGCCGGCGCGGCGGTCGCGCAGGACAAGACCAAAGTGGGCTTCATCTACGTGGGCCCCGTGGGCGACGGCGGCTGGACCTATGAACACGACCAGGGCCGTCTGGCACTGGAGGAGGAATTCGGTGACGCCATCGAGACCGTCTATCAGGAGAACGTGCCGGAAGGTGCCGACGCCGAGCGCGCGATCACGCAGATGGCACTGTCGGGCGCGGACCTGATCTTCACGACGTCCTTCGGCTACATGGACCCCACCATCGCCGTGGCCGAGAAATTCCCGGACGTGAAGTTCGAACACGCCACCGGCTACAAGACGGCCGACAACGTGGGCGTCTATTCGGCGCGCTTCTATGAAGGCCGCGCCGTACAGGGACACATCGCGGGCAACCTGACCGAGTCGAACATCATCGGCTACATCGGCTCCTTCCCGATCCCCGAGGTCATCCGGGGCATCAACTCGGCCTATATCCACGCCAAGAAGGTGAACCCCGACGTCCAGTTCAAGATCGTCTGGGCCTATACCTGGTTCGACCCGGCGAAGGAGGCTGATGCCGCCAAGGCGCTCATCGAACAGGGTGCGGACGTGATCCTTCAGCACACCGACTCGACCGCGCCGCAGGCCGCCGCGCAGGAGGCGGGCAACGTCTACACCTTCGGTCAGGCCTCGGACATGATCGAATATGCCCCCATGCCGCGCGTGTCCTCGATCATCGACAACTGGGCCCCCTACTACATCGCACGCACCAAGGCCGTGATGGATGGGACCTGGGAAAGCGACAACACCTGGGACGGCATCGGCGCCGGCATGGTCGGCATCGGCGAGATCACCGACGCGGTGCCCGCAGAGGTGAAGGAAGAAGCGCTGGCGCTCGCGGATTCTATCGCTGCGGGCGACTACCACCCCTTCACCGGCCCGATCAACAAGCAGGACGGCTCGGCCTGGCTTGCCGAGGGCGAGACCGCCGATGACGGCACGCTCGCCGGCATGGACTTCTACGTCGAAGGCAT
- a CDS encoding ion transporter gives MTQKEMLQILDGSHPRLGRSVAFALDALIVLSAIAIAVETVPGLPEGWRFALLVFEDVVIFTFATEYVLRLLSAPRKRDYVLSFWGIVDLLAWLPAALLFVPSMQAIRVLRLIRLLRLIKLFDTAPALHRLARAFSKVRAELVVWGVLSALLLYVAAVGIYVFENPAQPEVFSSIPASLWWSVVSFTTVGYGDMFPITPGGRIMTTFMLFIGLGIFAVPAAIVTTALLEAETNVRPRSERGQADDET, from the coding sequence GTGACGCAAAAGGAAATGTTGCAGATCCTCGACGGGTCGCACCCTCGGCTGGGTCGCTCGGTCGCCTTTGCGCTGGACGCGCTGATCGTGCTGTCCGCGATCGCCATCGCGGTCGAAACCGTGCCGGGACTGCCCGAGGGCTGGCGGTTCGCGCTTCTGGTCTTCGAGGATGTGGTGATCTTTACCTTCGCGACGGAATACGTCCTGCGTCTTCTGTCGGCGCCGCGCAAGCGCGACTACGTGCTGTCGTTCTGGGGCATCGTGGATCTCCTGGCCTGGCTTCCGGCCGCCCTTCTCTTCGTCCCCTCGATGCAGGCGATCCGGGTTCTGCGCCTGATCCGGCTTCTGCGACTCATCAAGCTCTTCGACACCGCACCTGCGCTTCACCGGCTCGCACGCGCCTTCTCCAAGGTGCGGGCCGAGCTCGTGGTCTGGGGCGTGCTGTCGGCGCTTCTGCTCTATGTCGCGGCGGTCGGGATCTATGTCTTCGAAAACCCGGCGCAGCCCGAGGTGTTCTCGTCGATCCCGGCCTCGCTCTGGTGGTCCGTGGTAAGCTTCACCACCGTGGGCTACGGAGATATGTTCCCGATCACGCCGGGGGGCCGTATCATGACCACCTTCATGCTCTTCATCGGGCTGGGGATCTTTGCGGTCCCCGCCGCCATCGTCACAACGGCGCTTCTGGAAGCAGAGACCAACGTCCGACCCCGGTCGGAACGCGGGCAGGCCGATGATGAAACCTGA
- a CDS encoding ABC transporter permease: MDFGSINPILLIASLMVASTPILLAALGEMVVEKAGVLNLGVEGMMITGAVVGFAIGVNTGSSWAGFGVAALAGAALSMIFAVITQILLSNQVATGLGLTLFGLGLSSLIGKPYVGMKAPGFAKLHIPGLSEIPFLGPILFRHDPMVYVSILLIAAVWYLLTFTRAGLILRAVGENHNAAHALGYKVKGVRFLAIAFGGAMAGLGGAYVSLVRVPQWVEGMTAGAGWIALAIVVFASWRPWRILLGAYLFGGITVLQLNLQAAGSSIPVEYLSMSPYIITILVLVIISIRGNHGAPGSLGRVFHASH; the protein is encoded by the coding sequence ATGGACTTCGGCTCGATCAACCCGATCCTTCTCATCGCCTCGCTCATGGTGGCTTCGACCCCGATCCTGCTGGCCGCGCTTGGCGAGATGGTCGTGGAGAAGGCTGGCGTCCTGAACCTGGGCGTCGAAGGCATGATGATCACTGGCGCGGTCGTCGGCTTCGCCATCGGGGTCAACACCGGGTCCAGTTGGGCGGGTTTCGGCGTCGCCGCACTCGCCGGCGCGGCGCTGTCGATGATCTTTGCCGTGATCACCCAGATCCTTCTGTCAAATCAGGTCGCCACCGGCCTTGGCCTCACGCTTTTCGGCCTTGGCCTGTCGTCGCTCATCGGAAAACCCTACGTCGGGATGAAGGCGCCGGGTTTCGCAAAACTGCACATTCCGGGCCTCTCGGAGATTCCCTTCCTCGGGCCGATCCTCTTTCGCCACGATCCGATGGTCTATGTCTCGATCCTGCTGATTGCGGCGGTCTGGTATCTGCTCACCTTCACACGGGCCGGGTTGATCCTGAGGGCCGTGGGCGAGAACCACAACGCCGCCCACGCGCTGGGCTACAAGGTCAAGGGCGTGCGCTTCCTGGCCATCGCCTTCGGCGGCGCAATGGCGGGACTTGGCGGCGCCTATGTGTCACTTGTGCGCGTGCCGCAATGGGTCGAGGGCATGACCGCAGGCGCAGGCTGGATCGCGCTGGCCATCGTGGTCTTCGCGAGCTGGCGGCCCTGGCGCATCCTGCTCGGCGCCTATCTCTTCGGCGGCATCACCGTGCTCCAGCTCAACCTCCAGGCAGCGGGGTCGTCGATCCCGGTCGAGTATCTGTCGATGTCGCCCTACATCATCACGATCCTTGTCCTTGTCATCATCTCGATCCGGGGCAACCATGGCGCGCCGGGGTCGCTGGGACGGGTGTTCCATGCGTCGCACTGA
- a CDS encoding ABC transporter permease, whose product MSFIRLEKRPAPSATLSALTPVMAVIATMVAGGIMFAILGANPLEAIRTIFWDPLFDPQFGPYSRPQLLVKAGPLILIAIGLALGFRAGIWNIGAEGQYIMGAVVGAGAGLAFYPSESPLIFPFMVLAGAFGGWAWAMIPAILKTRFGTNEILVSLMLVYVAENILASVSSGLLRNPDGMGFPGSRNMARDYPAASNTEIIAGTGMHWGVVAAFIAVIFAYVLMTRHKMGFAIRLAGEAPRAARFAGVSPTRLIIFCLGTAGALAGLAGLFEVSGPAGQISIDFNSGYGFTAIIVAFLGRLHPVGILLAGLLMALTYIGGELAQLMLGMPAAAIQLFQGMLLFFLLAMDVFANYRIRIGKPEVVA is encoded by the coding sequence ATGAGTTTCATCCGGCTGGAAAAACGCCCGGCCCCTTCGGCCACCCTCTCGGCGCTAACCCCGGTCATGGCGGTCATCGCCACGATGGTCGCGGGCGGGATCATGTTCGCCATCCTCGGCGCGAACCCGCTCGAGGCGATCCGCACCATCTTCTGGGACCCACTCTTCGATCCGCAGTTCGGCCCCTATTCGCGGCCGCAATTGCTGGTGAAAGCCGGGCCGCTCATCCTTATCGCCATCGGCCTCGCGCTCGGCTTCAGGGCCGGGATCTGGAACATCGGGGCAGAGGGCCAATACATCATGGGCGCGGTCGTGGGCGCGGGGGCGGGCCTTGCCTTCTATCCCTCCGAAAGCCCGCTCATCTTCCCTTTCATGGTCCTCGCGGGCGCCTTCGGCGGCTGGGCCTGGGCGATGATCCCCGCGATCCTCAAGACCCGTTTCGGAACTAATGAAATCCTCGTTTCGCTCATGCTGGTCTATGTGGCCGAGAACATCCTTGCCTCGGTCTCCTCAGGCCTCCTGAGAAACCCGGATGGCATGGGCTTTCCCGGCTCGCGCAACATGGCCCGGGATTATCCGGCGGCGTCCAACACCGAGATCATCGCCGGCACCGGCATGCACTGGGGCGTGGTCGCGGCCTTCATCGCGGTCATCTTCGCCTATGTCCTGATGACCCGGCACAAGATGGGCTTTGCGATCCGCCTCGCCGGCGAAGCGCCGCGCGCCGCGCGTTTTGCGGGGGTGTCCCCCACAAGGCTCATCATCTTCTGCCTTGGAACGGCCGGCGCACTCGCGGGTCTCGCAGGACTTTTCGAGGTCTCCGGACCCGCTGGCCAGATTTCGATCGACTTCAACTCGGGCTACGGCTTCACCGCCATCATCGTCGCCTTCCTGGGACGCCTCCATCCCGTCGGCATCCTCCTTGCCGGCCTGCTCATGGCACTGACCTACATCGGCGGGGAGCTCGCGCAACTCATGCTCGGCATGCCGGCCGCGGCGATCCAGCTTTTTCAGGGGATGCTCCTGTTCTTCCTTCTCGCCATGGACGTCTTTGCCAACTACCGCATCCGCATCGGCAAACCCGAGGTCGTGGCATGA
- a CDS encoding ABC transporter ATP-binding protein — translation MSTPYLALEGLTKAYPGVVANDQVSFEIMPGEVHALLGENGAGKSTLVKMIYGLVKPDQGVMRVNGSAYEPANPHAARGSGVAMVFQHFSLFDALDVAENIALGMDNPPKMRALAARIRDVSEAYGLPLDPSRRVGDLSAGERQRVEIIRCLLQNPKLLIMDEPTSVLTPQEVQILFETLRKLSSEGTAILYISHKLEEIRALCDRATVLRLGKVVGECNPREKSARELAEMMVGSTLHTPSRDTAAPGEVLLTVEGLTLPAATQFGTTLKDVSLELRAGEVLGIAGVAGNGQDELLAALSGERLSAAGAVTLSGKPIGRLGPNARRRLGLLAAPEERLGHAAAPEMSLTENALLTGDIREGLTKNGFVGWSRARAFAKKIIEGFDVRTPGTETAAGALSGGNLQKFVIGREILQRPVVLVVNQPTWGVDASAAAAIRQALLDLAAQGAGLIVISQDLDELMEISDRFSALNEGRLARAVPAKGLTVEEIGLMMGGAHDMHEAHPDDAKGVPA, via the coding sequence ATGAGCACGCCGTATCTGGCGCTTGAAGGCCTGACCAAGGCCTATCCCGGCGTCGTCGCGAACGATCAGGTCTCGTTCGAGATCATGCCGGGTGAGGTCCACGCGCTGCTTGGCGAAAACGGCGCGGGCAAATCCACACTGGTCAAGATGATCTACGGGCTGGTGAAGCCGGACCAGGGCGTCATGCGCGTCAATGGCTCGGCCTATGAACCGGCCAACCCCCATGCGGCGCGCGGCTCGGGCGTGGCGATGGTGTTTCAGCACTTCTCCCTGTTCGACGCGCTGGACGTGGCCGAGAACATCGCGCTCGGCATGGACAACCCGCCGAAGATGCGCGCTCTCGCCGCCCGCATCCGGGACGTGAGCGAAGCCTACGGCCTGCCGCTCGATCCGTCGCGGCGGGTGGGCGATCTGTCAGCGGGCGAACGGCAACGGGTCGAGATCATCCGCTGCCTGCTCCAGAACCCCAAGCTCCTGATCATGGACGAACCGACGAGCGTGCTGACGCCGCAGGAGGTTCAGATCCTCTTCGAGACGCTTCGGAAGCTGTCATCAGAGGGCACCGCGATCCTCTACATCTCCCACAAGCTCGAGGAAATCCGCGCACTTTGCGACCGGGCCACGGTGCTCCGGCTGGGCAAGGTCGTGGGCGAGTGCAATCCACGCGAGAAGTCGGCGCGCGAGCTGGCCGAGATGATGGTCGGCTCGACGCTTCACACCCCGTCGCGCGACACCGCCGCGCCGGGCGAGGTGCTGCTCACGGTTGAGGGGCTGACGCTTCCCGCCGCGACACAATTCGGCACGACGCTGAAGGACGTGTCGCTGGAACTGCGCGCGGGCGAGGTCTTGGGCATCGCCGGGGTCGCGGGGAACGGGCAGGACGAATTGCTCGCCGCCCTGTCAGGTGAACGGCTGTCGGCGGCGGGGGCGGTGACGCTTTCGGGCAAGCCGATCGGACGGCTCGGCCCCAATGCACGCCGGCGGCTGGGTCTACTAGCTGCGCCCGAGGAACGGCTGGGCCATGCGGCCGCACCAGAGATGTCGCTCACGGAAAACGCGCTTCTCACCGGCGATATCCGCGAGGGGCTGACCAAGAACGGCTTCGTCGGCTGGTCCAGGGCGCGCGCCTTCGCGAAAAAGATCATCGAAGGCTTCGATGTGCGCACGCCGGGCACGGAAACCGCCGCGGGCGCGCTGTCGGGCGGCAACCTGCAGAAATTCGTCATCGGACGCGAGATCCTCCAGCGTCCCGTGGTGCTGGTCGTGAACCAACCGACATGGGGCGTCGATGCCTCGGCCGCCGCGGCCATCCGGCAGGCACTTCTGGATCTGGCCGCCCAAGGCGCGGGGCTCATCGTCATTTCGCAGGATCTAGACGAACTCATGGAGATCTCTGACCGCTTCTCGGCACTGAACGAAGGCCGGCTTGCGCGCGCGGTGCCGGCCAAAGGCCTCACCGTCGAGGAAATTGGCCTGATGATGGGGGGCGCGCATGACATGCACGAGGCGCACCCGGACGACGCGAAAGGGGTCCCGGCATGA
- the xdhC gene encoding xanthine dehydrogenase accessory protein XdhC, translating to MSFDAARLAALIAAHGPVIRVVVAEVRGSAPREVGASVTVWSTDEASGQDGTIGGGTLEYQAVAVAREMLASGAAKRVEAKALGPDMGQCCGGRVKLLWERYDAVPEGPIHARPIAGGDQPLAITRTLAAARRKGEVPAPALIDGWMLEPVLTEKTPVWIWGAGHVGRALVAALAPLPDLAITWLDTGPERFPQDVPPGVTALPAPELAAAMRLAPPNAHHVILTYSHALDLALCDAALGHGFAGAGLIGSHTKWARFRSRLQQAGHERSEIERIRCPIGDKALGKHPAAIALGVAAQIASDVVSGQHRGHMGDRDEHAVSGA from the coding sequence ATGAGCTTTGACGCCGCCCGACTGGCCGCGCTCATCGCTGCCCATGGCCCCGTGATCCGGGTCGTGGTTGCCGAAGTCCGGGGGTCCGCACCGCGCGAAGTGGGAGCCTCCGTGACAGTATGGTCCACGGACGAGGCGAGCGGGCAGGACGGCACCATCGGCGGCGGCACGCTCGAATACCAGGCGGTCGCGGTTGCACGGGAGATGCTTGCTTCTGGAGCGGCCAAGCGGGTCGAGGCCAAGGCGCTCGGTCCCGACATGGGCCAATGCTGCGGCGGGCGCGTGAAGCTCCTTTGGGAACGCTACGACGCGGTGCCCGAGGGTCCCATCCATGCTCGCCCCATCGCGGGCGGGGACCAGCCACTGGCCATCACCCGCACGTTGGCTGCCGCCCGCAGGAAAGGCGAGGTGCCTGCTCCCGCTCTGATCGACGGCTGGATGCTGGAGCCGGTCCTGACCGAGAAGACGCCGGTCTGGATCTGGGGCGCGGGCCATGTGGGACGGGCGCTCGTCGCCGCCCTCGCACCTCTGCCTGATCTGGCGATCACCTGGCTCGACACCGGGCCCGAGCGGTTTCCGCAGGATGTGCCCCCGGGCGTGACCGCCCTGCCCGCGCCCGAACTGGCGGCGGCCATGCGCCTCGCCCCGCCCAACGCGCACCACGTGATCCTTACCTATTCCCATGCGCTGGACCTCGCACTTTGCGACGCGGCGCTGGGACATGGCTTCGCAGGGGCCGGGCTCATCGGATCGCACACGAAATGGGCGCGGTTTCGCTCGCGTTTGCAGCAGGCGGGACACGAGCGCTCAGAAATTGAGCGTATCCGCTGCCCGATCGGGGACAAGGCGCTTGGCAAACATCCGGCCGCGATTGCGCTTGGCGTCGCGGCACAGATAGCGTCTGACGTGGTGTCGGGACAGCACCGGGGACATATGGGGGATCGCGATGAGCACGCCGTATCTGGCGCTTGA
- the xdhB gene encoding xanthine dehydrogenase molybdopterin binding subunit: MSVGKPLPHDSAPLHVTGSAHYIDDVPVPADCLHLAFGLSKVARGTITGMDLSDVRRSPGVVAVLTAADLPHVNDISTAAHDEPLLAEGEVFYHAQPIFLVVATSHRAARVAAAKARLEIAEKPPILTVDEALAAKSYFEGGPITWTRGDAAEAMPGAAHVITGEIEIGGQEHFYLEGQISLATPQDNGDMVLLTSTQHPTEIQHKVAEALAVPFHAVRVETRRMGGGFGGKESQGNALAIACAVAAHLTARPCKMRYDRDDDMAITGKRHDFRIAYKAGVDAEGRLVAVEFDHYVRCGWSADLSLPVADRAMLHADNAYFIPNIRITSHRLKTNMCSATAFRGFGGPQGVLGIERVIDHVAHTLGRDPLEIRQINFYNKRRVQETPYGQPVRGFILPDMVKALAKTARYTERRDAVAKWNAENEVVKKGIALTPVKFGISFTLTHLNQAGALVNVYADGSVTINHGGTEMGQGLFQKVAQVAAQGFGIGMDRVRITATDTGKVPNTSATAASSGSDLNGMAVKAAVDEIRARMARLVAPMADVRPRAVDFAHGKVRAGDKVWRFAEVARMCHENRVSLSSTGFYATPEISWDRTIGKGHPFYYFAHGAAITEVAIDRFTGENRILRVDILHDVGKSLNPAIDVGQIEGGYVQGAGWLTTEELVWDHKGVLRTHAPSTYKIPACSDRPEVFNVALWDGENHVPSIYRSKAVGEPPLMLGISALMALSDAVGAFGAGYPDLDAPATPERVYLAAQKLVQGSTT; encoded by the coding sequence ATGAGTGTCGGAAAACCGCTTCCCCACGACAGCGCGCCGCTTCATGTGACTGGGTCCGCGCATTACATCGATGATGTGCCTGTGCCGGCCGATTGCCTCCATCTGGCCTTTGGCCTCTCCAAGGTGGCGCGCGGCACGATTACTGGAATGGACCTGTCCGACGTGCGGCGTTCGCCGGGCGTCGTCGCGGTGCTGACCGCCGCCGACCTGCCCCATGTGAACGACATTTCGACCGCCGCCCACGACGAGCCGCTTCTGGCGGAGGGCGAGGTCTTCTATCACGCCCAGCCGATCTTCTTGGTCGTCGCGACAAGCCATCGCGCGGCGCGGGTTGCAGCGGCGAAGGCCCGGCTCGAGATCGCGGAAAAACCGCCGATCCTCACTGTGGACGAAGCTCTGGCCGCCAAGAGCTATTTCGAGGGCGGGCCGATCACTTGGACGCGGGGCGACGCGGCCGAGGCGATGCCCGGCGCGGCCCATGTCATCACCGGCGAGATCGAGATCGGCGGGCAGGAGCATTTCTACCTCGAAGGGCAGATCAGCCTCGCCACGCCGCAGGACAACGGCGACATGGTGCTGCTGACCTCGACCCAGCACCCGACCGAGATCCAGCACAAGGTGGCCGAGGCACTTGCCGTGCCCTTCCACGCGGTTCGGGTCGAAACCCGGCGCATGGGCGGTGGCTTCGGCGGAAAGGAGAGCCAGGGCAACGCTCTGGCAATCGCCTGTGCCGTGGCCGCGCATCTGACCGCTCGACCCTGCAAGATGCGCTATGACCGCGACGACGACATGGCGATCACCGGCAAGCGGCACGACTTCCGTATCGCCTACAAGGCGGGCGTGGACGCCGAGGGGCGGTTGGTGGCGGTGGAGTTCGACCACTACGTGCGCTGCGGCTGGTCGGCGGACCTGTCGCTCCCGGTGGCGGATCGGGCGATGCTGCACGCCGACAACGCCTATTTCATTCCGAACATTCGCATCACGTCGCACCGGCTCAAGACGAACATGTGCTCGGCCACCGCCTTTCGCGGGTTCGGCGGACCGCAGGGGGTCCTCGGCATCGAGCGGGTCATCGACCATGTCGCGCATACCCTAGGGCGCGATCCGCTCGAGATCCGGCAGATCAACTTCTACAACAAGCGCCGGGTGCAGGAGACGCCCTATGGCCAGCCGGTGCGCGGCTTCATCCTGCCTGACATGGTCAAGGCGCTGGCCAAGACCGCCCGTTACACCGAACGCCGCGACGCCGTCGCCAAATGGAACGCCGAGAACGAGGTGGTGAAGAAGGGAATCGCGCTGACGCCCGTCAAGTTCGGGATCAGTTTCACCCTGACCCACCTCAATCAGGCAGGGGCGCTGGTGAATGTCTATGCCGACGGGTCTGTGACGATCAACCACGGCGGCACCGAGATGGGACAGGGGCTTTTCCAGAAGGTCGCACAGGTCGCCGCCCAGGGGTTCGGCATCGGGATGGACCGGGTGCGCATCACGGCGACGGACACCGGCAAGGTGCCCAACACCTCGGCCACGGCGGCCAGCTCAGGCTCGGACCTGAACGGCATGGCGGTGAAGGCGGCGGTGGACGAGATACGCGCCCGCATGGCGCGGCTCGTGGCGCCCATGGCCGACGTCCGGCCCCGCGCGGTGGATTTCGCCCATGGCAAGGTCCGCGCGGGCGACAAGGTCTGGCGCTTTGCCGAGGTCGCCCGAATGTGCCACGAAAACCGGGTGAGCCTGTCCTCGACCGGCTTCTACGCGACGCCCGAGATTTCCTGGGACCGGACCATCGGCAAGGGTCATCCCTTCTATTACTTCGCCCATGGCGCGGCGATCACCGAGGTGGCCATCGACCGCTTCACGGGCGAGAACCGCATCCTGCGTGTCGATATCCTGCATGATGTGGGCAAGTCCTTGAACCCGGCCATCGACGTCGGCCAGATCGAAGGCGGCTATGTGCAGGGCGCCGGGTGGCTGACCACCGAGGAACTGGTCTGGGATCACAAGGGCGTGCTCCGGACCCATGCGCCCTCGACCTACAAGATCCCGGCCTGTTCCGACCGGCCCGAGGTCTTCAACGTCGCGCTCTGGGACGGCGAGAACCACGTGCCTTCGATCTATCGCTCCAAGGCGGTCGGCGAGCCGCCCCTGATGCTGGGGATATCGGCGTTGATGGCGCTGTCGGACGCCGTGGGAGCCTTTGGCGCGGGTTATCCCGACCTCGATGCGCCGGCAACCCCGGAACGGGTCTACCTTGCCGCACAGAAATTGGTGCAGGGGTCGACCACATGA
- the xdhA gene encoding xanthine dehydrogenase small subunit, with amino-acid sequence MDIAFLLNGETVSLTGVDATTTVLDWLREVRGLTGTKEGCNEGDCGACTVMVTDETGTRALNGCILFLPQINGKSLTTVEGLASPDGDLHPVQTAMVEHHGSQCGFCTPGFVVSMAAGQINGETDHDRQLAGNLCRCTGYAPIIRAAEHAARRPVPKWLRALPAGPAAGPMPNDFQPTTVAALAEVRMTYPKATIVAGATDVGLWVNKQHRDIAPVIFVSQIEEMRRIETAPYMIRVGAAASVEALRIAIAPHHPSFAAMLDRFASAQVRAAATVGGNIANGSPIGDTPPALIALGATLQLRRGEDMREMPLEAFFLEYGKQDLMEGEFVEAVVIPRETGEDRFRVYKISKRFDQDISAVLGAFNVTVDKGRVTGARIAFGGMAGVPKRAEAVEAALISKPWTIETVRDAKWAFATDFEPMSDMRASASYRLETASNLLERYFHDLKGQLTDVREVRA; translated from the coding sequence ATGGATATCGCGTTTCTTCTCAATGGAGAGACGGTGTCGCTGACGGGCGTCGATGCGACGACGACCGTGCTCGACTGGCTGCGCGAGGTTCGCGGGCTGACCGGCACCAAGGAAGGCTGCAACGAAGGTGACTGCGGCGCCTGCACGGTCATGGTGACGGACGAAACCGGCACCCGGGCGCTCAATGGCTGCATCCTCTTCCTGCCGCAGATCAACGGCAAAAGCCTGACCACCGTCGAGGGGCTGGCCAGCCCGGACGGGGACCTGCACCCGGTGCAGACAGCGATGGTCGAACACCACGGAAGCCAGTGCGGTTTCTGCACACCAGGATTCGTCGTGTCGATGGCGGCGGGTCAGATCAACGGCGAAACCGACCATGACCGGCAACTGGCCGGGAACCTGTGCCGCTGCACGGGATATGCGCCGATCATCCGCGCCGCGGAACATGCGGCGCGACGACCGGTGCCGAAGTGGCTCCGCGCGCTTCCCGCTGGGCCGGCGGCGGGGCCGATGCCCAACGACTTCCAGCCGACGACGGTGGCCGCGCTTGCCGAAGTGCGTATGACCTATCCCAAGGCGACGATCGTCGCAGGCGCGACGGACGTGGGGCTTTGGGTCAACAAGCAGCATCGCGACATCGCGCCCGTCATCTTCGTGAGCCAGATCGAAGAAATGCGCCGGATCGAGACCGCGCCCTACATGATCCGCGTGGGTGCGGCGGCCAGCGTGGAGGCGTTGCGCATCGCCATCGCCCCGCATCACCCGAGCTTCGCCGCCATGCTCGACCGTTTCGCAAGCGCGCAGGTGCGCGCCGCCGCGACGGTTGGCGGCAACATCGCCAACGGCTCGCCCATCGGGGACACGCCGCCCGCGCTTATCGCGCTGGGGGCGACGCTGCAACTGCGGCGGGGCGAGGACATGCGTGAGATGCCGCTTGAGGCCTTCTTCCTCGAATACGGCAAGCAGGACCTCATGGAGGGCGAATTCGTGGAGGCTGTCGTGATCCCGCGCGAGACCGGCGAAGATCGCTTCCGGGTCTACAAGATCTCGAAACGCTTCGATCAGGACATCTCCGCCGTTCTCGGGGCCTTCAACGTGACCGTGGACAAGGGCCGTGTGACCGGGGCCCGGATCGCCTTCGGGGGTATGGCGGGTGTGCCCAAGCGCGCCGAAGCGGTGGAAGCCGCACTGATTTCCAAGCCGTGGACGATCGAAACCGTGCGTGACGCGAAATGGGCCTTTGCGACCGACTTCGAACCGATGAGCGACATGCGGGCCTCCGCGTCCTACCGGCTGGAGACCGCGTCCAACCTACTGGAACGCTACTTCCACGACCTCAAGGGACAGCTTACGGACGTGCGGGAGGTCAGGGCATGA
- a CDS encoding SRPBCC domain-containing protein — translation MRIEGFDPETDLEVSRVIGASPAVVWRCLTEAALLERWFCPVPWAVRDAVIEAEPGGIFHTPMFGPDGEVQDAGPGCVLLAEPDRVLAFTDAMGPGFRPREGGFMTGVYLLEAIESGTRIVARALHGDASTRERHQEMGFEPGWTAALGQLADVAEAL, via the coding sequence ATGCGTATCGAAGGATTTGACCCGGAAACGGACCTGGAAGTGTCACGGGTGATCGGCGCCTCGCCGGCCGTGGTCTGGCGCTGTCTGACCGAGGCCGCCCTTCTGGAGCGTTGGTTTTGCCCGGTGCCCTGGGCGGTTCGGGACGCGGTGATCGAGGCGGAACCGGGCGGGATATTCCACACGCCCATGTTCGGACCCGATGGCGAGGTGCAGGACGCAGGACCGGGCTGTGTCCTTCTGGCCGAACCCGATCGTGTGCTCGCCTTTACCGACGCGATGGGCCCCGGGTTCCGGCCACGCGAGGGCGGCTTCATGACCGGGGTTTATCTGCTCGAAGCGATCGAGTCCGGGACGCGGATCGTTGCCCGGGCGCTTCACGGGGACGCGTCCACCAGGGAGCGGCACCAGGAGATGGGGTTCGAACCGGGCTGGACGGCGGCGCTGGGGCAATTGGCCGACGTCGCCGAGGCGCTCTGA